In Paenibacillus sonchi, the genomic stretch ATAGTCTTGAAGCGCGGCAGTCAGCTCTTTCAGGGGCAGACAGCCTGCGGTGTGGGCCAAAGTTCCGTAACGGATGGTAAACATCTCCTTTTGGAAAATAGCGATTTGTATTATTATTAACTTTATATTAATAGCGCTTACAGTTACTTGCAATCATAAAGCGCTGACAGAATAGGAGAGTATGCAATGAATACGATAGAGCTCCGCAAGCAGGAACTCGAGAACTGCCGTCCTGAACCGACACTGGAACAGGGAGTAGTCAACGAATTTTGGGATGGCATCCTTGCAGAGTATGCCCGCAAACCGCTGGAGATTATTTCTGTGCCCGAAGTGACGCCATATCCGGGAATGCGGGTAGACAAAGTCAGTTTCCAGAGCTTTGATGAAACAAGGGTCCATGCCTGGCATATTCAGCCTGCACAGGCGGGGAATGGCGGGGGGCCGCTTCCTTGCATCATTACCTTTCCCGGCTATACCGGGGACAGGGGATATCCGGAGCGTTACGCTTCCTGGGTGCTGCTCGGCTATTCCGTTCTGGCCGTGGATGTGCGGGGACAACTGGGAGAGACCGGAAATCTGCTGCCCATGGAGAGCGGTGTGGCCAAGGGCTGGATTACGCAGGGACTGCTGGAGAAGGAACATTCTTATTATATGGCAGTGGCTATGGATACCGTCCGCGCAGTGGAAACGGCTGCGCAGCTTCCGGGCGTGGACCCGTCGCGCATCGCGATTACCGGCGGCAGCCAGGGCGGGGGCATTGCTCTGCTGGCTGGTGCCCTGAGCAGCAAGATCGCCGCTGTGGCTGCAGACATCCCCAATCTCTGCCGGCTGGATTTCGGCGTGCTGAATTCAACCAGCTCCCTGACCGAGATCGGCGCTTATGTGCGGCGTTATCCGGAGCATCTGGAGCGGGTGCTGGATACGCTTGCTTACTTCGATATCGTGAACCTTGCCCCGCGCATTACGGCCCCGGTTCTGATTTCTGTCGGCTGGAAGGATACCGTCTGCATGCCGGAAAGCGTATATGCCGCGTATAACCGCATAGAGTCGGATAAGCAGATTATGGATTATCCCTTCTCCGGGCATGAGGTTAGTGAATTTCATCTCCGCCAGAAGGTGTTGTTCTTACAAAAGCATCTGGGTCAGGCGGTACGCTAGACGAAGAAAGCTGTCTCCTGAGATCAACAAAGAGGCGCCCCCTGTGGGCGCCTCTTCTTAGATGGACATCATAAGCTGGCTGGTTATAGCGGATCATCCTTGTTAGCTTGTGATCCGGGCATACACGGCAAAGAACAGCGCCATTTCGCCCATGATCAGCACATCCGGCACGTGAACTGCCATGTCCAGAATGTAAAAGCAGACCAGGACCGCTGTAAGCACCGCCAGATGAACGATTCCCAGCCGGTGCTGCTTATGCCGGTACACGTGGAAGACCAGTGTTGTGGAGGCGAAGTAGAGCAGCACGGAGCCGAAAAGCAGATTCACCATCAGCCCGTAATGAAGCTTGTTCAGGAACAGCAGCTGGATTGAAGCAGCCAGCATGCACAGCGACAGGAAGATGAACAGATGTCCATAAATGATCGTCTGTCCGGCTGTATGAACATTTTTATCCACCTTTTTCTCCAGATTATCGTAATACTGCCACCACATGGCTATAATCAGCACGAAGGTCAGGCCCGCGAAGCCTACTGACTGCAGGGTCCAGGTGCTGGATTGCAGCACGGCAAGAATGCTCACAACGGACTCCCCCAGGAGAATCAAGGCAAACAGGGAGAAACGCTCCAGCAGATGGTGAGTATTGGCAGGTGTCCGGACCAGAATTTTTCTGCCCGCCAGCGGCAGGATGATGTCGACGGCAATTCCGGCGTACAGCACGGCATAACGGACCCAGGAATCAAAGAACAGGGAACAGGCGGATATCACCAGTCCGATCCAAAAGCGGCTGCCTAAATAATGAGCGGTGGCTCTAAGATGCCCGTTTTCCTTGGAGCGTACGTAATGATACTGTACCGCAGTCATCGCCCGCAGCCCGAGGTAGCCTGTCAGAAACGAATAATAGGTCTGATCGAAATCCACGGACAGGCTTGCCGTCATAATCAGCACAAAGAACAATTGAATAATCAGAAAAATCCGGTGAGAGACAATGTCCTGCCCATAGCGGTTGACAAACAGCGTCTGGCCCACCCAGGCCCACCAGATCGGGATAAAAATCAGCACGAATTTGCCCAGCGTTTCAAGCGAAAGGGTTTCGTCCTCTACATGCAGCAGCACATGGCTGGCTTTGGACACGGCGGCAACATACAGCAGATCATAGAAGAGCTCCAGCCAGGTTACTTTTTTTACAGTCATATAACGCTCCTTTGTTGTTCGGATGAATGCAGTTCTGCAGGTTCTGTTTACCCGGAGCGGTCCCGGTTATATGTTATAATAAAGGCACTCTACCGATGAGCGCAAGACAATCCGAGCATTAGAGGAGGAAACGCAGATGGAGAAGGACAGGGATAAGCTGCCGGCGGAAATCGCCGTGGAGAATTTCAAATACAGTGAGAAGAACGAGCAGCTGGTGAAAAAGAGCTTTTGGAGCAAAACCCGGAAGTTTGCCGGAAAAATCCCGTTTACCAAAGATGCTGTGGCGATGTATTACTGTGCCATAGATGCCAAAACCCCTTTGTGGGCCAAAGGCATTGCCTTCGGGGCATTGGCTTATTTCATTTCCCCCATTGACGCGATTCCAGATGCGCTGATCGGCCTGGGCCTCACCGATGACGCAGCAATCATTGCCGCAGGTGTAAGGGCGATTGCCGGCCAGGTAACGGAGGAGCACCGGCAGAAGTCAGAGGAATTTTTTGAGAAGGAATAAATCATTCGATATAAGCTTGGCTGCACCTTCACAGAGTCTCCGCCCGAGAGCTTTCTCCGGAAAGCTGTTTGGTCTGGTATTCTACGCCCCAATCCCTCATTAGCCGGATGATGGGGATGAGGGTCCGGCCGAACTCGGTCAGGGAGTATTCGACCTTCGGCGGAACCTGCTGATAGACCTCGCGGTGAACAACGCCATCCTCTTCCAGCTCCCGGAGCTGCAGGGTCAGCATCCGCTGGGTGATTCCGGGACAGATCCGGCGGAATTCGCTGAACCGTTTCTTTTCCTCCATCATGTGGTACAGCAGCACGCCTTTCCACTTGCCGCCGATCACATCAAGGGTGAATTCCACAGGGCAGGCTGCCTGGTCGCAGCCCGGAGCATTACCGAAGCCGCCTTTACGATCGCGCATAATAACGTCACTCCTTCAGTATCATTTTGTATACTACATTACATTAATGTGCGTACTTCAAAAATAATTATATATACATTAATATAAACGCATAAACTTCACTCCGTCAATGAAACGGAGTGAACCGAAAGGGAGTAGAGACGATGGAAAGTAATGCAGCAGCCAAAAAGGAAATCATCGCGGCCTATGAATTCAGACATGCTACGAAAGAATTCGACAGTAGCCGGAAGATCAGCGGAGAAGACTTTCAGTTCATCCTGGAAACCGGAAGACTCTCACCCAGCTCATTCGGCTTCGAGCCTTGGAAGTTTGTGGTGGTACAGAATCCGGAGATCCGGGAGAAGCTGCGCCAATTTACCTGGGGTGCCCAGAAGCAGCTTCCGACAGCCAGCCACTTCGTGCTGATTCTCTCGAGACTGCCCAAAGATCTGGCCGCCGGATCAGATTATATCCAGGGAATCATGAAGGATGTGCAGAACCTGCCTCCGGAAGTTGCTGAAGGGAAGCGCAAGATGTATGACACCTTCCTGACAACCGATTTCGGGTTGACAGGCAATGACCGTGCACTGTTCGAGTGGGGCGCCCGCCAGACTTATCTGGCCCTTGGCAATATGATGACGGCCGCCGCCCAGATCGGCATTGATTCCTGCCCGATTGAAGGCTTCGACAAGCCGAAAATCGAAGAGATCCTGGCAGCTAAGGGCATTATGGATCCGGAGCATTTCGGAATCGCCTGCATGGTGGCTTTTGGCTACCGCCTGAATGAGCCGCGCGGTAAAACCCGGCGCAGTGCTGAGCAGGTCGTTCACTGGGTATAAGATAAGGCAACAAAAACTGCTCTGCCGGTGGTCACATAATACATTGTGCCTGCCTGCAAAGCAGTTTTTTTGCTGTGTGAAGGTTATGAATATACATAAAAGCTTCGAAAAATAATTGAAAAATTACTGAAAAATCTGCTAGTCTTATGAAGTGAGCAGTTTTGCACCGGATTGTCATTTCAAGATTGAAGGGATTCCTGCAGCATGAAAATCATTCGTATTATTGCCCAGGTAGCTGTACTGTACCTGTTTTTTCTCGCCGGGGATTATTTGCAGAAGCAGCTGCATCTTCCGGTTCCGGGCAGCATTGTCGGACTGTTGCTTTTGTTTATTTTACTGCTGTTCAAGATTGTGCCGGTGAAGCTGATTGAGGACGGCTCATTATTCATTCTGGCCTATCTGCCCATGTTCTTCATTCCGGCAACGGCCGGGATTATGAATCACCTGGATATTTTCAGCGGCCGGGGGCTGATGATGATTGGCATCCTGGTCGCCAGCAGTGTGCTGACCATGGTTGTGACGGCACATGCCACCGAGTGGATCACAGTCCTCAGGACTGGCAGCAGAAGCCGCTCTAAAATAACGGTTGCCCGCGAGAAGGGGAGCGAAGCATGAATATCCTGCTTGCTGCCGGCTTCGTTCTGATGAATGTTGGTATTTATCTGTTCATGGCCATGCTGTACAAAAGATTTCGTCTACCTGTGCTTCTGCCGGCGCTCACCGCAACTTTTACCGTGGTGGTTCTTCTGCTTGGCTTCGATATTTCCTATGACACTTATATGATCGGCGGAGAATGGATCAACCGCCTGCTCGGACCGGCTGTGGTATCCCTTGCTTATCCGCTGTATAAGCAGCGCCATGTGCTGTGGCAGAACCTCCCGGCCATACTCGGCGGCACGGTTATCGGGCTGCTGGTCGGCATGTTCAGCGGGATGCTGCTGGCGGCTGGCCTTGGTTTTTCCAAGCTGTATGTGCTCTCGATCTTGCCCAAATCCATTACGACCGCTGTAGCGATCCAGATTTCCAGCAGTCTTGGCGGTGACTCTTCCTTAACTTCCGTCTTCGTCATGATCGCCGGGTTTACCGGAGCTATCGGCGGGCCTTATATCATCAGACTGTTCAGAATCCGCAGCGAATCCGGCATTGGCATCGGCCTGGGGACCGCTTCCCACGCTCTGGGCACAGCCAAAGCGCTGGAGTACGGAGAACAGTCGGTGTCCATGAGCTCTGTGGCTATGACGGTCTGTGCGATTGTAGGTTCGATCGTAGGCCCAATCGTTTCATGGATCATGTATCACTAGAACATCCGGCCTAGCTCTTCACCCGCAGGCGGATTACATTCCACGAAGCTTTGGACAGAAGGGCGGTGATGCGGCCGTCCCTGCCACCGCTGTTCCGCGGTCATGAGGCAGGACATTCCCAGGATGCAGCTTGGTGTTGGCCGCCTGCAGATCTTCATGCTCCATAACGGTATGCTGAATGACTTCAGTGGGTCCGAAGCTGCGCAAATCCACGGAAAGCTCCATTCCTTCGCTCAAATGGCGGTTTACAGCAAAGACAGTGATTTCGCCCAGTTCCTCATTGTATACGCTTACTGCTTCCAGGTAAGGAACATCGGTGAAATCGCTGGAATCATATTTAGGACTGGTAACGAGCGGATGCAGCACCGTTCCCCGTCCGTAAAGGGAAGCATGCATGTAAGGGTAATACGTAGTCTGGAGCCATAGCGGGCCTCCATTCTCAGTCGTAATCGGCGCAATGGTATTGATCAGCTGGGCAAGGCAAGCATCCAGTAGGTGCCCAATTATCTTTTTATGGATCAGAAGGTGCAGGAGATCGAAATCACCATGGAAATTGGCTCAGAGGCCCCTCATGTGAATGAGAAATGGCCTTCGGCAATTACGAGCAGGATATCGTATTCAGGGTGTATTACGAATAAGGCGGGGAACGGCGTTACGGTGTGAATGAATCTCAGCATGTTTGCGAAACAGTCCAATGGGTAACTATAAACTAAGTAACCCAATTAATCTGCACAGCATGCGAAGGAGGATTTCAACATGTCAGATCATATCAAAAATGAAGCGGACATCCGCAATAAAGAAAGTAAAAAAGACGATTCGCTCGCAGAACGCAAAAAGATGGAAAATGGTGTGGACATTGAGCCGGAGGCCGACGACTGGGTAGCCAAACCTGCGGATACCTCCCATCCTGATCCGTTCCCCAAGAGCTAAAGACAGCGTCCCTGTCTTCTGACAGGCTATCCTCACAGGATAGTCTGTTTTTTGAGCGGCCCGTATTGAGAATCGATTAGTAAATAATATATACTGGAATCAAATATAAGCACTATCAAGTAAAAGTACAGTACAGTCACGCGCGAACTCAGGCATGTCTTCATTCTCCAATGCATCGCAGATTTCACAAGTCTCTGGGCAATCCATATTGCGGGGAGGAATCGTTAATGCGGAGTCGAAACGAGAACGGCCGGTACCGGCAAAAGCGCGGGGATGCGCTTGTGGGCAATCTTGAGAAAAAGTACGGTTCGGACTTTGGCGTGCGCAGCGATATGAAGCTGGAGACGCTGAGAAAGCAGCATGACGGACAGTCACTGACACAGCTGCTCAAGGAGCAGCACGACAAAAACTAATCTACAGGGAACGCAATCTGAAGCTTCCCGGAAGTCATAACATAACCTGCGGGTTATGTTTTTTTGTTAATGCTCATACCCCAATTGGCTGATGGCTTCATCAAGTATTTCGTGTAGCGTTGGCCCTCCCGGAGATGAACTAGTCCAAAAAAAGACCGCTGCACGTACCGCCGCAATTAGCATTGCTGCTAATAAGGTCGGATAGATATCCCGCGTCAGATCCTTTTGTGCACGTTCTGCGATGACCTTCGCGAGGTTCCGTTCGAACTCGATTTCTGCCTTTCGCTGTGCGCCGATCAATGCGGGATCATCCCGAAGGAGGATCATGCGTGCCAGCCATTGCCGGTCTGATGAATCTGAAAACCCGGCAAGAACTGCGGCTCGGAACGAGTCCTTTAGAGCTTCCCCGGGCGGGCGGGCGGCTAACGCAACAGCTATCGTCTCGGAACGTTGAAATGCGTTGCCGATGATGGCCGCTTCTTTAGAAGGAAAATAGTTATTGAACGTTCGCAGGGAGACATTTGCGGCAGCGGCAATGTCCTCAACCCGAACCTGGCCAACCCCTCTTTCGATTGCGAGGTTAAGGGCTATTTCGCTGAGCGTTCGCCGTGTCTCATCCTTCTTACGTTCTCTCAAACCCGATTTTTCAGTCGTCATGTCAATCTGTTCCTCCAATTATGCGGATAGTCAAAGATCCATGGTGCTGAAATTTCACAGCACCATGGACAAAAATTATCAATAATGCTAATTATTATTTCTGCTTAACTGAAGTCTGAATGTTATAATCGAGGACTTCGTCCAGCCAATCAAACATTACCTGGTAGCTAAGCGGCAGATTGTTAATTTGACAGTGCAGGTCAGCGCCATCTTCTTCAGTCCCAAAAAAGATAGCATTCTTCTTGTTCGGTGCTTTCTCGTAAGTCTCAACCGCTTGTCTCTTCATCTCAGGATGTTCGGCTTCCGAGTACATGGAGAGCAAGGGACACTTGACGTCTCGCGGATCAACGTCGAGCGCTTCCTTTGCTGCATCATGCCATTCTACGATACTATCGAAGCCGTGTGACCATACTGATCCGGCGAACAGTGCCTGGCCTGTATATGGCATCTTTTCAGTTTGCTTTGCTGCTTCATCCGCGCTGCCTCGAAGAAACGAAGGCATGCCGCGTTCAATGATGGTAGCCATTGAGTATACCGGTGAGTTCGGAACTGCCGCAGCAAAACGGTCATCGCAACTTGCATGAACCATTGTCTTGGCGCCGCCATAGCTCATACCGCTTACGACCAATCGGGCAGCATCCACATCAGGGCGGGCGAGGAGGAAATCAGTGGTGGCTCTATAAACGTTGTGCAGCTCCTCCTTCGGGAAGTTTTTGGCTGTCGCCTCGGGTTCATAGAATCTGACACAGACATCCCAAGGAA encodes the following:
- a CDS encoding NAD(P)H-dependent oxidoreductase, which codes for MESNAAAKKEIIAAYEFRHATKEFDSSRKISGEDFQFILETGRLSPSSFGFEPWKFVVVQNPEIREKLRQFTWGAQKQLPTASHFVLILSRLPKDLAAGSDYIQGIMKDVQNLPPEVAEGKRKMYDTFLTTDFGLTGNDRALFEWGARQTYLALGNMMTAAAQIGIDSCPIEGFDKPKIEEILAAKGIMDPEHFGIACMVAFGYRLNEPRGKTRRSAEQVVHWV
- a CDS encoding alpha/beta hydrolase family protein → MVDDQDTKVAARLKNKIFFERDDIDFTFQWLLSFMHCGGVSQGELFKLARQIDPNSITSYKNEFEKEAIKVEATAEDSLKRGHSFSAGEAFIRAHSYYRAAFYGTFPHEPDFVRFHQKSVECFRKALDAKSGQIPHEWVEVEYKGYKFPGCFLKAEHSDVPKPTILFHNGGETHKEDTYFLGGQAAIDRGYNALIIDLPWDVCVRFYEPEATAKNFPKEELHNVYRATTDFLLARPDVDAARLVVSGMSYGGAKTMVHASCDDRFAAAVPNSPVYSMATIIERGMPSFLRGSADEAAKQTEKMPYTGQALFAGSVWSHGFDSIVEWHDAAKEALDVDPRDVKCPLLSMYSEAEHPEMKRQAVETYEKAPNKKNAIFFGTEEDGADLHCQINNLPLSYQVMFDWLDEVLDYNIQTSVKQK
- a CDS encoding YkvA family protein — encoded protein: MEKDRDKLPAEIAVENFKYSEKNEQLVKKSFWSKTRKFAGKIPFTKDAVAMYYCAIDAKTPLWAKGIAFGALAYFISPIDAIPDALIGLGLTDDAAIIAAGVRAIAGQVTEEHRQKSEEFFEKE
- a CDS encoding low temperature requirement protein A, whose amino-acid sequence is MTVKKVTWLELFYDLLYVAAVSKASHVLLHVEDETLSLETLGKFVLIFIPIWWAWVGQTLFVNRYGQDIVSHRIFLIIQLFFVLIMTASLSVDFDQTYYSFLTGYLGLRAMTAVQYHYVRSKENGHLRATAHYLGSRFWIGLVISACSLFFDSWVRYAVLYAGIAVDIILPLAGRKILVRTPANTHHLLERFSLFALILLGESVVSILAVLQSSTWTLQSVGFAGLTFVLIIAMWWQYYDNLEKKVDKNVHTAGQTIIYGHLFIFLSLCMLAASIQLLFLNKLHYGLMVNLLFGSVLLYFASTTLVFHVYRHKQHRLGIVHLAVLTAVLVCFYILDMAVHVPDVLIMGEMALFFAVYARITS
- a CDS encoding LrgB family protein, which encodes MNILLAAGFVLMNVGIYLFMAMLYKRFRLPVLLPALTATFTVVVLLLGFDISYDTYMIGGEWINRLLGPAVVSLAYPLYKQRHVLWQNLPAILGGTVIGLLVGMFSGMLLAAGLGFSKLYVLSILPKSITTAVAIQISSSLGGDSSLTSVFVMIAGFTGAIGGPYIIRLFRIRSESGIGIGLGTASHALGTAKALEYGEQSVSMSSVAMTVCAIVGSIVGPIVSWIMYH
- a CDS encoding TetR family transcriptional regulator, with the protein product MTTEKSGLRERKKDETRRTLSEIALNLAIERGVGQVRVEDIAAAANVSLRTFNNYFPSKEAAIIGNAFQRSETIAVALAARPPGEALKDSFRAAVLAGFSDSSDRQWLARMILLRDDPALIGAQRKAEIEFERNLAKVIAERAQKDLTRDIYPTLLAAMLIAAVRAAVFFWTSSSPGGPTLHEILDEAISQLGYEH
- a CDS encoding acetylxylan esterase; the encoded protein is MNTIELRKQELENCRPEPTLEQGVVNEFWDGILAEYARKPLEIISVPEVTPYPGMRVDKVSFQSFDETRVHAWHIQPAQAGNGGGPLPCIITFPGYTGDRGYPERYASWVLLGYSVLAVDVRGQLGETGNLLPMESGVAKGWITQGLLEKEHSYYMAVAMDTVRAVETAAQLPGVDPSRIAITGGSQGGGIALLAGALSSKIAAVAADIPNLCRLDFGVLNSTSSLTEIGAYVRRYPEHLERVLDTLAYFDIVNLAPRITAPVLISVGWKDTVCMPESVYAAYNRIESDKQIMDYPFSGHEVSEFHLRQKVLFLQKHLGQAVR
- a CDS encoding winged helix-turn-helix transcriptional regulator, encoding MRDRKGGFGNAPGCDQAACPVEFTLDVIGGKWKGVLLYHMMEEKKRFSEFRRICPGITQRMLTLQLRELEEDGVVHREVYQQVPPKVEYSLTEFGRTLIPIIRLMRDWGVEYQTKQLSGESSRAETL
- a CDS encoding CidA/LrgA family protein, which encodes MKIIRIIAQVAVLYLFFLAGDYLQKQLHLPVPGSIVGLLLLFILLLFKIVPVKLIEDGSLFILAYLPMFFIPATAGIMNHLDIFSGRGLMMIGILVASSVLTMVVTAHATEWITVLRTGSRSRSKITVAREKGSEA
- a CDS encoding alpha-L-arabinofuranosidase C-terminal domain-containing protein produces the protein MHLLIHKKIIGHLLDACLAQLINTIAPITTENGGPLWLQTTYYPYMHASLYGRGTVLHPLVTSPKYDSSDFTDVPYLEAVSVYNEELGEITVFAVNRHLSEGMELSVDLRSFGPTEVIQHTVMEHEDLQAANTKLHPGNVLPHDRGTAVAGTAASPPFCPKLRGM